A genomic window from Lycium barbarum isolate Lr01 chromosome 4, ASM1917538v2, whole genome shotgun sequence includes:
- the LOC132636535 gene encoding glutathione S-transferase U19-like: MAEEVVLLDYWPSPFGTRARIALAEKGISFIHKFEDLSNKSQLLMKMNPVHQRVPVLVHKGKPVCESDIIIQYIDEVWNHSFPLLPSEPYQRAKARFLVDFINKKVHESSVKVWMGAKEEQENGKKELLEWSKFLEGELGDKLYFGGDVFGFVDIALVPFYNWFIVFKTFANFNIIETECPKLVMWGDRCLNRDSVSKSLPTTDQVYQAYLEFKRGWAHG; this comes from the exons ATGGCAGAAGAAGTGGTGCTTTTAGATTACTGGCCCAGTCCTTTCGGAACAAGAGCAAGAATTGCCCTTGCTGAGAAAGGAATTAGCTTCATCCACAAGTTTGAAGACTTGTCTAATAAAAGTCAACTGCTTATGAAAATGAACCCGGTTCATCAAAGGGTGCCGGTTCTTGTTCATAAGGGTAAACCAGTTTGTGAATCAGATATCATTATTCAGTATATTGATGAGGTCTGGAACCATAGTTTCCCCTTATTGCCCTCTGAACCCTACCAGAGAGCTAAAGCTAGGTTCTTGGTTGACTTCATCAACAAGAAG GTACACGAGTCTAGTGTAAAGGTATGGATGGGGGCAAAAGAAGAACAAGAAAATGGTAAGAAAGAACTTTTAGAGTGGTCCAAGTTTTTGGAAGGAGAGCTTGGAGACAAACTTTATTTTGGGGGAGATGTCTTTGGATTTGTAGACATTGCCCTAGTTCCCTTCTACAACTGGTTCATTGTTTTCAAGACATTTGCAAATTTCAACATAATTGAAACAGAATGTCCCAAGCTGGTGATGTGGGGAGACAGGTGCTTGAACAGAGACTCTGTATCTAAGTCACTTCCTACTACAGACCAAGTTTATCAAGCTTATCTGGAATTCAAGAGAGGATGGGCACATGGTTAG